In the Streptomyces sp. 3214.6 genome, TCGGTTTGGTTTCAGGAGGGCGGGCCGGCGGTGGAGGCGCGGCACAATCTGACCTCGGATCAGCATCAACAGACAGTCAACGATCTATTCGGCAGAGGATTCCGACCCCTCTGGGTCAGTGGCTACGGCAACGAGCCCCGCTTCGCCTCCATCTGGGTACAACAGGACGGGCCCGCAGTGGAAGCCCGCCACAACCTGACCTCGGATCAGCATCAACAGACAGTCAACGATCTATTCGGCAGAGGATTCCGACCCATCTGCGTCAGTGGCTACGGCAACGAGCCCCGCTTCGCCTCCATCTGGGTACAACAGGACGGGCCCGCAGTGGAAGCCCGCCACAACCTGACCTCGGATCAGCATCAACAGACAGTCAACGATCTATTCGGCAGAGGATTCCGACCCATCTGCGTCAGTGGCTACGGCAACGAGCCCCGCTTCGCCTCCATCTGGGTACAACAGGACGGGCCCGCAGTGGAAGCCCGCCACAACCTGACCTCGGATCAGCATCAACAGACAGTCAACGATCTATTCGGCAGAGGATTCCGACCCATCTGCGTCAGTGGCTACGGCAACGAGCCCCGCTTCGCCTCCATCTGGGTACAACAGGACGGGCCCGCAGTGGAAGCCCGCCACAACCTGACCTCGGATCAGCATCAACAGACAGTCAACGATCTATTCGGCAGAGGATTCCGACCCATCTGCGTCAGCGGCTACTGATTCCCACCGGCGGTCGGAACGCCAAACCGAACTGCATTCCTTCTCCGAGCGTGGTGTACGCATGGCTGAGGTGGACGTGGTGCTTCTACTCGCCGTTCGTCAGCCAGGTATCCGACCGTTCCCCTCGGGGAACTGCTCCATGAGGACAACTGCGGAGGCGAACGCGGCACAGGCCTGTGCGGGAGGCTGGCCGCGGCCTTCGGGGCGCCGTAGTTGGGGTCAAAGGCCGAGCCATGGGATGTGAGCTGCAGAAGGCCGAGCAGCTCATGGCTCAGTTCCCGGAGTGGTGACTACATGATGTGTCCTGTATCGGGGTCCACCTGCGAGAGGAACTCCCGAATGGCGTCCTCAAGATGTGTCCTGCTGGACTGCGCCGGTGGGTGAGTGCTGAACCCGAACCCATATTGCGGGTCGGGTCCGGTCAGCCAGGTGAGGTCGTAGGAGCCCGGCTTGCCGTCCGGCTGGCGGATCTCGAACGCCTCGCCGTCGACCGTAATCCGCCACGGCTCGTTCGCCGGCATCATGTCCTGCTTTCCTCAACCCCGGATATGCGAGCGCACATGACCTGAACTGCACAGGTGCCACGATCACATGCGCGTGGATCACACTACGGTGAAGTCGGCCGCCTTCGTGTCCAGCGTCGTGTCGCCGTCTTTGTCGGTGGCCAGGACGGCGACGTGCCACAGACCGCGCGGAGACGCCTCGGCATCGGCGGGCGTGACGCGGACGTTGTAGGTGCACCGCACGGTGTCCCCACCGGCCGGCTTACACACCGCCGCCTCCGCAGCCGCCATTTCCTTGACGGTCAGCCCCTTCTTCGCGAACGACGACTTCGCCGGCCAGGCCAGGACCTTCACGTTCTTCACACCGGCGGACGCCGTGACATCAGTGGTGAAGGCCAACGAACCACCCCGATCACCTTCGGGGGCAGCGTAACGGGCCGTGCTGTGCGCCAGCACCGGAGGCTGGCCCCCGGCGTAGGCCAGAGCGAAGGCCCCGGCACCGCCCAGGACGACAACACCGGCGGTCACGGACAGAACGATACGACGCGACATGAGAAATTCCCCCAACAGGATCAGCTGCATCAGACCGGCGCTCTTTGCTGCGCCGCTGCACCAATCCTGGCGGCGCAACAAGCACCAGGTATGAGCGCGCATACTCAACTCCGGCCTGAGTAGGGCCAGTCCGGCAGCCAAGACGAAGGCGAGAGGCTGGCAACTGCCGTCGACCGGGACTGGGCATGCAGGGCTGAGCGAGACAAACGGTCACCTGGCCAGTGAGGCCTTTCAGTGTGGTCATTGATCGGGTGACGACGTCGCGCCGCCTCGGAAAAATCACCGACCGTCCTCAGTCGTCAACACTGCGCAGCCTGCAACAAGCACCACTGGTCACCCTCGGTGGCCCGTCATCCAGGGCTGACCCGATCGGACGACGCCGCGGACACGCGTTCCCGATAGATCGACTGTTTCGATTTGGTCATACTCTGAGCCAACTGCGATCACATTCCGGACGTACCTTGAACGGCCACGACCTCGCACCATGCGACGTCTTCGGCAACCCGCCCCGGGAGCAGCCCGTTGCAGGCGCGCGGCACAGCGGCGAAGAAGAGAGCACACGTGACGCGCAGATTACGTGTCCGCACTACCCGCGGTACCCGATCCCCCGGGATACCCGGACGTCTCACGGCAGGCGCGACGGTCGCCGCCATCGCCATGTTGGCCGCGACGTTTCCGGTCGGCACTGCGAATGCCGGGAGCGGACAGGAGCAGCAGGACCAGCGGCGGACGAAGCGGATCAACGACGAGGCCCAGCCGGGTGCGGCTCCGGTCGATCTCACTCCCGCCGAGCGCCCCGCCCTGCTGAAGGCCGCCGACGGCAGGAGCTCCGCCACCGCGGGCGCCCTGAAGCTGGGGGCCAAGGAGAAGTTGGTGCCGAGGGATGTCACCAAGGATGCCGACGGCACCGTGCACACCCGTTACGAGCGCACGTTCGCCGGTCTCCCCGTCCTCGGCGGGGATCTCGTGGTCCACACGCGCGGCGAGAGCCGGACCGTGAGCAGGGCCACCGGCGCCCGGATCTCCGTACCCACCACCGAGCCCATCGTCGCCACGGCGACGGCGAAGAAGACCGCGCTGAACGCCGCGAAGGCGTCCCGAAACACGTTCTTGGCGAGCACGAAGTCGGCAAGGTCAAGGGTCGGGCCGTTCGCTTCGCCGTCCGCCACATCCGCAATCGCCTGGTCCAAGTGGTCGTACCAGTCGGCCACGCACCGACGGATGAGCACGACCCGCTCCACGACGGTCGTGCGCCTCTCGTCATCTTGGGCCGCCCGAACCGACCTTGCCAGTATGGCCGTGTGCAACGAAGTTGAACCGCGGCGAACCGAATCCGCATGACGC is a window encoding:
- a CDS encoding DUF5707 domain-containing protein translates to MSRRIVLSVTAGVVVLGGAGAFALAYAGGQPPVLAHSTARYAAPEGDRGGSLAFTTDVTASAGVKNVKVLAWPAKSSFAKKGLTVKEMAAAEAAVCKPAGGDTVRCTYNVRVTPADAEASPRGLWHVAVLATDKDGDTTLDTKAADFTVV